In a single window of the Eshraghiella crossota genome:
- a CDS encoding type II toxin-antitoxin system death-on-curing family toxin, with protein sequence MIRLSKEQVILLHERLIEATGGGDGIRDDGMLDSALANPFQSFGDEELYPSVQAKAAQLCFGIVKNHPMVDGNKRLGTHVMLVFLALNGYELSYTQKELSDTILDLASGKIGAEDILQWIISHQK encoded by the coding sequence ATGATAAGATTAAGCAAAGAGCAGGTCATTTTACTTCATGAGCGACTGATTGAAGCCACTGGCGGTGGTGATGGAATTCGTGATGATGGTATGTTGGATTCAGCACTGGCTAATCCATTTCAGTCATTTGGAGACGAAGAATTATATCCAAGTGTACAGGCAAAAGCAGCACAGCTTTGCTTTGGAATTGTAAAGAACCATCCTATGGTTGATGGAAACAAAAGATTAGGTACACATGTAATGTTAGTGTTTTTGGCATTAAATGGTTATGAGCTTTCATATACACAGAAAGAACTGAGTGACACCATCCTAGATTTGGCATCTGGCAAAATAGGTGCGGAGGATATATTGCAATGGATTATAAGCCATCAAAAATAA
- the era gene encoding GTPase Era, with protein MEKKTGFVALIGRPNVGKSTLMNYLIGQKIAITSNKPQTTRNRIQTVYTDERGQIIFLDTPGIHKAKNKLGEYMVTVAEKTLEDVDVILWLVEPTTYIGAGEQHIIATLKNCKKPVILVINKVDTVDKPEILKFIDRYSKEMKFSEIIPVSALKGINTEDLKETIFKYLPYGPMFYDEDTVTDQPMRQIVAELIREKALKCLSDEIPHGIAVTIETMKERPDGSMWDIDATIVCERDSHKGIIIGKSGAMLKKIGSAARFEIERMMEQQVNLKLWVKVRKEWRDSELLMKNFGYRKED; from the coding sequence ATGGAGAAAAAAACAGGATTTGTAGCACTTATAGGAAGACCCAATGTAGGTAAATCCACATTGATGAATTATCTTATAGGTCAGAAGATAGCAATAACCTCTAACAAACCACAGACTACAAGAAACAGAATACAGACTGTGTATACCGATGAAAGAGGACAGATTATTTTCCTTGATACTCCGGGAATCCATAAGGCCAAAAATAAACTCGGGGAATACATGGTAACCGTAGCTGAGAAAACCCTTGAAGACGTGGACGTTATTCTGTGGCTTGTGGAACCTACAACCTATATCGGGGCAGGGGAACAGCACATTATTGCCACGCTTAAGAATTGCAAAAAGCCGGTAATTCTTGTTATCAATAAGGTGGATACCGTTGACAAGCCGGAAATCCTTAAATTTATAGACCGATACAGTAAGGAAATGAAATTTAGTGAAATAATTCCTGTGTCCGCGCTTAAAGGCATTAATACGGAAGATTTAAAAGAAACAATTTTTAAATATCTTCCGTACGGACCAATGTTTTATGACGAAGATACGGTAACCGACCAGCCAATGAGACAGATTGTTGCGGAGCTTATCAGGGAAAAGGCGTTAAAATGTCTTTCTGATGAGATACCGCACGGAATAGCAGTAACTATAGAGACAATGAAAGAACGTCCCGACGGCAGTATGTGGGATATTGATGCCACAATTGTATGTGAAAGAGACAGCCATAAAGGTATTATTATCGGTAAATCAGGAGCAATGCTGAAAAAAATCGGTTCTGCTGCAAGATTTGAAATCGAGAGAATGATGGAACAGCAGGTTAATCTGAAGTTGTGGGTAAAAGTCCGCAAAGAATGGAGAGATTCCGAACTCCTTATGAAGAATTTCGGCTACAGAAAAGAGGATTAA
- a CDS encoding glycine--tRNA ligase, translated as MEKTMEKIVALAKSRGFVYPGSEIYGGLANTWDYGNLGVELKNNVKKAWWQKFIQESPYNVGVDCAILMNPQTWVASGHLGGFADPLMDCKACKERFRADKLIEDWAADNNFTLESAVDAWSNEDMENFIKEKEIACPSCGKKDFTEIRQFNLMFKTFQGVTEDAKNTVYLRPETAQGIFVNFKNVQRTSRKKVPFGIGQIGKSFRNEITPGNFTFRTREFEQMELEFFCKPGTDLEWFRYWRGFCINWLKTLGIKDEEMRARDHSPEELCFYSKGTTDIEFLFPFGWGELWGIADRTDYDLTQHQNTSGQDMSYFDDEDNSKYIPYVVEPSLGADRVTLAFLCSAYDEEELEGGDVRTVLHFHPALAPVKIGVLPLSKKLNEGAEKIYADLSKKYNCEFDDRGNIGKRYRRQDEIGTPFCVTYDFDSETDGCVTVRDRDTMAQERIKIEDLNKYFEDKFTF; from the coding sequence ATGGAAAAAACAATGGAAAAAATTGTTGCATTAGCTAAGTCCAGAGGATTTGTATATCCCGGCTCAGAGATTTACGGAGGTCTTGCCAATACTTGGGATTACGGCAACCTCGGCGTAGAGCTTAAGAACAATGTTAAGAAAGCATGGTGGCAGAAATTCATACAGGAAAGCCCATATAATGTAGGCGTTGACTGTGCAATCCTTATGAACCCACAGACATGGGTAGCTTCAGGACATCTTGGCGGTTTTGCCGACCCTCTTATGGACTGTAAAGCATGTAAAGAGAGATTCCGTGCTGATAAATTAATCGAGGACTGGGCAGCAGATAATAATTTTACATTGGAATCGGCAGTTGATGCATGGTCTAATGAAGATATGGAGAACTTTATTAAGGAAAAAGAAATTGCCTGTCCTTCATGTGGCAAAAAAGACTTTACAGAAATCAGACAGTTCAACCTTATGTTCAAGACATTCCAGGGCGTAACCGAAGATGCTAAGAACACAGTATATTTAAGACCAGAGACAGCACAGGGTATTTTCGTTAATTTCAAGAACGTACAGAGAACTTCAAGAAAGAAAGTTCCATTCGGAATCGGACAGATTGGTAAGTCCTTCCGTAACGAAATTACACCGGGTAACTTCACATTCCGTACAAGGGAATTTGAGCAGATGGAACTTGAATTTTTCTGTAAACCGGGAACAGACCTTGAATGGTTCCGGTATTGGAGAGGATTCTGCATTAACTGGCTTAAGACACTGGGTATCAAGGACGAGGAAATGAGAGCAAGAGACCATTCTCCTGAAGAACTCTGCTTCTACTCAAAAGGAACAACGGATATCGAATTTTTATTCCCATTCGGATGGGGCGAACTCTGGGGTATTGCTGACAGAACGGACTATGACCTTACACAGCATCAGAACACATCAGGACAGGATATGTCTTACTTTGATGACGAGGACAATTCAAAATATATTCCTTATGTTGTTGAGCCATCACTTGGCGCAGACAGAGTTACACTCGCATTCCTTTGCTCTGCTTATGACGAAGAAGAGCTTGAAGGCGGGGATGTGAGAACAGTCCTTCATTTCCATCCGGCACTTGCACCTGTAAAAATCGGAGTACTTCCATTATCAAAGAAGCTTAACGAAGGTGCAGAAAAGATTTATGCAGACCTTTCTAAGAAATATAACTGTGAATTTGATGACAGAGGCAATATCGGTAAGAGATACAGAAGACAGGACGAAATCGGAACTCCATTCTGCGTTACTTATGACTTTGATTCTGAGACAGACGGCTGTGTAACAGTAAGAGACAGGGACACAATGGCTCAGGAAAGAATTAAGATAGAAGATCTTAATAAATATTTTGAGGATAAATTTACATTCTAA
- a CDS encoding type II toxin-antitoxin system Phd/YefM family antitoxin, whose translation MTVDTNTMISITEANQNFSKVARVVDEHGTAVILKNNVPRYLVIDFSKAEQEKIASTEDVFAISERLIKQNMEAYEVLAK comes from the coding sequence ATGACAGTTGATACAAATACAATGATTTCTATAACAGAAGCCAATCAGAATTTTTCAAAGGTTGCCAGAGTTGTTGACGAACATGGCACAGCAGTTATCCTTAAAAACAATGTACCAAGATATCTTGTGATTGACTTTAGCAAAGCGGAGCAGGAAAAAATAGCATCCACAGAGGATGTATTTGCTATATCAGAGCGTCTTATCAAGCAGAATATGGAGGCTTATGAGGTGCTTGCCAAATGA
- the recO gene encoding DNA repair protein RecO has protein sequence MADQIKVRGMVISSSPIGENDKRVVLLTKEKGKISAFVRGARRPGNHLMAASDSFSFGIFYLMYGRDAYTVVNAEISNFFRELTSDLQKTYTAYYFLELAEYFTVENEDESMMLNLIYASFSALVKGRINPRLIRYIFELKTLVINGEYPEFFACRNCGTKEHLTGFSIFHDGILCKNCAKVSKDVMEINGSTLYALQYIVYSDIKNLFTFVVSDEVLTEMKMVMARCMHAYVDKKMNSLEILDVLD, from the coding sequence ATGGCGGATCAGATAAAAGTGCGTGGTATGGTTATTTCGTCGTCACCCATAGGTGAAAATGACAAAAGAGTTGTGCTGCTTACAAAAGAAAAGGGCAAAATAAGTGCGTTTGTAAGAGGGGCAAGAAGACCGGGCAATCATCTGATGGCTGCAAGCGACAGTTTTTCCTTCGGCATATTTTATCTGATGTACGGAAGGGATGCATATACGGTTGTCAATGCCGAGATAAGCAATTTTTTCAGGGAGCTGACAAGCGACCTGCAGAAAACCTACACCGCATACTATTTTCTTGAACTGGCAGAATATTTCACCGTTGAAAATGAGGACGAATCCATGATGCTTAACCTTATATATGCATCTTTTTCCGCCCTTGTTAAAGGCAGAATCAATCCCAGACTCATAAGATACATATTTGAACTCAAAACTTTGGTGATTAACGGCGAATATCCCGAATTTTTTGCGTGCAGGAACTGCGGTACCAAAGAACACCTTACGGGTTTTTCCATATTCCATGACGGAATTTTATGCAAAAACTGTGCAAAGGTATCAAAAGACGTTATGGAGATTAACGGCTCAACACTTTATGCCCTGCAGTACATAGTGTATTCCGACATCAAAAATCTTTTTACTTTCGTAGTGTCCGACGAGGTGCTTACGGAAATGAAAATGGTGATGGCAAGGTGCATGCATGCATACGTGGATAAAAAAATGAATTCGTTAGAGATTCTTGACGTATTGGATTAA
- the ppdK gene encoding pyruvate, phosphate dikinase, producing MANKWVYMFSEGDMTMRNLLGGKGANLAEMTSIGLPVPQGFTITTEACTQYYEDGRKINDEIMAQAMEGVKKMEEINGKKFGDLKNPLLVSVRSGARASMPGMMDTILNLGLNDDVVAAMIAGNSDPAFERFVYDSYRRFIQMFSDVVMEVGKKYFEQLIDKMKEEKGVKFDVELTAADLKTLAEQFKAEYKNQLGTDFPSDPVEQLKLAIEAVFRSWDNPRANVYRRDNDIPYSWGTAVNVMPMVFGNLNNESGTGVAFTRDPATGEKKLMGEFLINAQGEDVVAGVRTPMPIAQMEQEFPEAYAEFIKVCDTLENHYHDMQDMEFTVENKKLYMLQCRNGKRTAQAALQIACDLVDEGHKTEAEAVAMIDPRNLDTLLHPQFDAKALKAATPIGKGLGASPGAACGKVVFTADDAAEWAAKGEKVVLVRLETSPEDITGMKAAQGILTVRGGMTSHAAVVARGMGTCCVSGCGEIAMDEENKKFTLAGQTFTEGSEISIDGTTGNIYAGIIPTVDAQIAGTFGRVMAWADKFRTLKVRTNADTPADAKKARELGAEGIGLCRTEHMFFEEDRIAAFREMICSDTVEEREAALEKILPYQQGDFKALYEALEGNPVTIRFLDPPLHEFVPTEEADIEKLAKAQGKSVEDIKNIIASLHEFNPMMGHRGCRLAVTYPEIAKMQTKAVIRAAIEVQKAHPDWTVKPEIMIPLVCEVKELKFVKKVVVETADAEIAAAGVKLEYEVGTMIEIPRAALTADEIAKEADFFCFGTNDLTQMTFGFSRDDAGKFLNAYYDTKIFENDPFAKLDQIGVGKLMDMAIKLGKPVNPKLHVGICGEHGGDPSSVEFCHKIGLDYVSCSPFRVPIARLAAAQAAIANK from the coding sequence ATGGCAAACAAATGGGTTTACATGTTTAGCGAAGGCGACATGACTATGCGTAATCTTCTTGGTGGTAAGGGTGCCAACCTTGCTGAAATGACAAGCATCGGACTTCCGGTACCACAGGGATTCACAATTACAACAGAAGCTTGTACTCAGTATTATGAGGACGGACGTAAGATTAACGACGAAATCATGGCTCAGGCTATGGAAGGCGTTAAGAAGATGGAAGAAATCAACGGCAAGAAGTTCGGAGATCTCAAGAATCCACTCTTAGTTTCAGTTCGTTCAGGTGCAAGAGCATCTATGCCTGGTATGATGGATACAATCCTCAACCTTGGTCTTAACGATGATGTAGTTGCAGCTATGATCGCCGGCAATTCAGATCCTGCTTTTGAACGTTTCGTATATGACTCTTACAGACGTTTCATCCAGATGTTCTCTGACGTTGTTATGGAAGTTGGTAAGAAGTATTTTGAACAGTTAATCGACAAGATGAAAGAAGAAAAGGGCGTTAAGTTCGACGTTGAACTTACAGCAGCAGATCTTAAGACATTAGCTGAACAGTTTAAGGCTGAATACAAGAACCAGTTAGGAACAGATTTCCCTTCTGATCCTGTAGAACAGTTAAAGTTAGCTATCGAGGCTGTATTCCGTTCATGGGACAACCCACGTGCTAACGTTTATAGAAGAGACAATGATATCCCTTATTCATGGGGTACAGCAGTTAACGTAATGCCAATGGTATTCGGTAACTTAAATAATGAATCCGGTACAGGTGTTGCATTTACAAGAGATCCTGCTACAGGTGAGAAGAAGCTCATGGGTGAGTTCCTCATCAATGCACAGGGTGAAGACGTAGTTGCAGGTGTTCGTACACCAATGCCTATCGCCCAGATGGAACAGGAATTCCCAGAAGCATACGCTGAATTCATCAAAGTATGTGACACTCTTGAAAATCATTATCATGATATGCAGGATATGGAATTCACAGTTGAGAATAAGAAATTATACATGCTCCAGTGCCGTAACGGTAAGAGAACAGCTCAGGCTGCACTCCAGATCGCATGTGACCTTGTTGATGAAGGACACAAGACAGAAGCTGAAGCAGTTGCTATGATTGATCCTCGTAACCTTGATACATTACTTCATCCACAGTTTGATGCTAAGGCTCTTAAGGCTGCAACACCAATCGGAAAAGGTCTTGGTGCTTCTCCTGGAGCTGCTTGCGGTAAAGTCGTATTCACAGCAGATGACGCTGCTGAATGGGCTGCAAAGGGTGAAAAGGTAGTTCTTGTACGTCTTGAGACATCTCCAGAAGATATCACAGGTATGAAGGCTGCCCAGGGTATCCTTACAGTTCGTGGTGGTATGACATCACACGCTGCCGTTGTTGCCCGTGGTATGGGTACATGCTGTGTATCAGGATGTGGCGAAATTGCTATGGACGAAGAGAACAAGAAGTTCACATTAGCAGGACAGACATTTACAGAAGGTTCTGAAATCTCTATCGATGGTACAACAGGTAACATCTACGCAGGAATCATTCCTACAGTTGATGCCCAGATCGCAGGTACATTCGGAAGAGTTATGGCTTGGGCTGACAAGTTCAGAACACTTAAAGTAAGAACTAACGCAGACACACCAGCTGACGCTAAGAAGGCTCGTGAACTCGGTGCAGAAGGTATCGGTCTTTGCCGTACAGAGCATATGTTCTTTGAAGAAGACAGAATTGCTGCATTCCGTGAAATGATCTGCTCAGATACAGTTGAAGAAAGAGAAGCAGCTCTTGAAAAGATTCTTCCATACCAGCAGGGAGATTTCAAGGCATTATACGAAGCTCTTGAAGGTAATCCGGTTACAATCAGATTCCTTGATCCACCTCTTCATGAATTCGTTCCTACAGAAGAAGCTGACATCGAGAAGCTTGCAAAGGCTCAGGGCAAGTCAGTAGAAGATATCAAGAATATCATCGCTTCATTACACGAATTCAACCCAATGATGGGTCACAGAGGATGCCGTCTTGCTGTAACTTATCCAGAAATCGCTAAGATGCAGACAAAGGCAGTTATCCGTGCAGCTATCGAAGTTCAGAAAGCTCATCCAGACTGGACAGTTAAGCCTGAAATCATGATTCCACTTGTATGTGAAGTTAAGGAATTAAAATTCGTTAAGAAAGTAGTTGTTGAGACAGCAGATGCTGAAATCGCAGCAGCAGGCGTTAAGCTTGAATATGAAGTTGGTACAATGATCGAAATCCCTAGAGCAGCTCTTACAGCTGACGAAATCGCTAAGGAAGCTGACTTCTTCTGCTTCGGTACTAACGATTTAACACAGATGACATTCGGTTTCTCAAGAGATGACGCAGGTAAGTTCTTAAATGCTTACTATGATACAAAGATCTTCGAGAACGATCCATTTGCTAAGCTTGACCAGATAGGTGTTGGCAAGTTAATGGATATGGCTATCAAACTTGGTAAGCCGGTTAATCCAAAACTTCATGTAGGTATCTGTGGAGAACACGGTGGAGATCCTTCATCAGTTGAATTCTGCCACAAGATTGGTCTTGATTATGTATCATGTTCACCATTCCGTGTACCTATCGCAAGACTTGCAGCAGCTCAGGCAGCAATTGCTAACAAATAA